The window GTCCCAGGTCGCATCGTTGACGGGCGCCTCGCGCAGCCCGGCCTTGCGGATCTTGCCCGTCGGGGTGCGCGGCAGGTCCGCGACGAGCTCGACGAAGCGCGGGACCATGTAGCGCGGCAAGCGTTCGGCGAGATAATCGACGAGATCGCTTTCGGTGAGCGGCGCCGAACTGTTCAGTTGCACCGCGATCTTGATCTCGTCCTCGCTGGCGCGCGCGTTGCCGGGCAGCGCGGGGACGTCGGCAGCTTTCACCGCGATCGCCGCGGCTTCGGCGACCGCCGGATGCGCGCGCACTTCGCCCTCGAGTTCGAGCGACGAGACATTGTTGCCGCGCACACGGAGGTAATCATTGGCACGGTCGAGAAAATAGAAATAGCCGTCGGCATCGCGGCGGAGGATATCGCCCGTCTTATACCAGCCGTCGCGCGACGCTTTGGCATTCGCCTCGGGCTTGTTCAGATAGCCCTGGGTGATCAGAAAGGGCGCCTTACCCCGGATCAGCAATTCGCCCGCCTGTCCGTCGGGCAGGTCGCGTCCCTCGCTGTCGACGATCCGCACCTCGTACAGCGGCGACAGCTTGCCGCAGGTCTGCGCATTGGGCAGGTTCGACGCATTCAGCGGAAAGCCGATTTCGGTCATGCCCCATCCGGTGCAAACCCTGACCCCGAAACGCGCCTCGAAATCGCGATAGTCGGGCAGCACCGGGTTCATCAGCACCCATAACAGCGGATTGTCGGCGTCGTCGGGCCGCCGCTCGGCATTCATCAGGAAGCCCGCGATGCCCATCAGCTGGGTGTGGGTGCAACCATGCGCGCGCACATCGGCCCAATAATGGCTGACCGAAAAACGGCTGCGGAAGACCATATGCCCGCCACGCACCGCCGCGAAAACGAAGCCGACGCGCCCCGACGAATGGAAGGTCGGCCAAGGCGAATAATAGACGGGGATCTGATCGGGATCGATCACCTCGCCGCTGAAATTATGCTGGACCTGCTGGATCGAACCCCACGCCTGGAGCACGCCTTTCGACGGTCCGGTGGTGCCCGAGGTGTAGATGACGGCGTTGGTGTCAGCGAGTTGCGGCTCGGCATGGTCGATACGCGGCGCCCGCGCCTCGACGGAGGCCAGCGTCGCGACCGGGATGTCGCTGGCGCAAGCCATGTCGTCGATCGTGATGATCTGCTCGAGCGTGCCGAGGCGGTCGCGGATCGCATTCACCTGATCGACGCAGGCATTGCTGGTGATCAGCACCCGCGCGCGGCAATCGTTCAGCGCATAGGCGAGCAGATTGCCTTTATATTCGGGGTTGATCGGCACCTCGAGCGCGCCGCGCCAGCTGAGCCCGATCCAAGCCGCATAAGCAGTTAGGCACGGGTCGAGCATCGTCGCGACGCATTCGCCCGGTTCGACGCCGAGCGCCGCCATCGCGTCGGCAACGCGCAGCGCCGCGTCGTGAAATTCGCCGCCGGTCATCGTGCCGCCAGCCACGTCGGTGATGAACGGTGCGGACGGATCGCGCATCGCGCGCTCACGGATCAGCACCGGGACCGAAGGCATATTCAGGCTGTCGACCATAACTCTCCCCGCGCTTCGCTTTGCCGGTATGCCGGTGCGTAAAGTCACATTTTTCGCAAAGCCCTTTTTATATAGGTTTTTACTATTTACAATGCTATATATATGTAAAGTCAATCACGCCGGCCCGCTGGGACCGCGACGTCCCCCACGGAGAGTCGAATGTATCTGAGCCCCGAACATAATCGCCAGGTCGCGGAAAAGCTGTTCCGCCACATCCGCGACAACAGCACCGACATGATCG is drawn from Sphingopyxis sp. OPL5 and contains these coding sequences:
- a CDS encoding AMP-binding protein translates to MPSVPVLIRERAMRDPSAPFITDVAGGTMTGGEFHDAALRVADAMAALGVEPGECVATMLDPCLTAYAAWIGLSWRGALEVPINPEYKGNLLAYALNDCRARVLITSNACVDQVNAIRDRLGTLEQIITIDDMACASDIPVATLASVEARAPRIDHAEPQLADTNAVIYTSGTTGPSKGVLQAWGSIQQVQHNFSGEVIDPDQIPVYYSPWPTFHSSGRVGFVFAAVRGGHMVFRSRFSVSHYWADVRAHGCTHTQLMGIAGFLMNAERRPDDADNPLLWVLMNPVLPDYRDFEARFGVRVCTGWGMTEIGFPLNASNLPNAQTCGKLSPLYEVRIVDSEGRDLPDGQAGELLIRGKAPFLITQGYLNKPEANAKASRDGWYKTGDILRRDADGYFYFLDRANDYLRVRGNNVSSLELEGEVRAHPAVAEAAAIAVKAADVPALPGNARASEDEIKIAVQLNSSAPLTESDLVDYLAERLPRYMVPRFVELVADLPRTPTGKIRKAGLREAPVNDATWDRLSRSVPAAT